The DNA sequence CAGCCTCAACGAAGTGaaagaataaaaacaatatctagtaatcaCAGTCGAGTGTGATTTGTCCAATCTGAATAGCGGTGAGAAAAGTAACGGATGTGACGTGACCGCAGCGTCTGCATGCTACTTCACTTCAGATGCGTTATTGACAACGATTTACGTAGAAATATTGACAATGACAAACTGTACACTGAAATTAAAGCGTTAAAATGGGAGAATTGTTATTTAGGAATGTAATTTAGAAAAATTAGAAACGACCAAGCACCgcccattttataattttatctactgttaaagctgctgtccgtaacttttttgtgtttaaaCTTTACACAAATTATATAATGAGCGAGTACATAATTAATCACTtttccaaaccgtgtttttTGTCTTATCCATAATCACTACGGtacacctataataagtgtttatattcggaCTATTTTCCGTACCATTGCGGAGTAGCACAGTATCTGTGTGACtcgtcatagacataaacagagagaagtagctccggctacaatgttcttccgcaagacgcatgcagttctgtttatCAACCGCTAGAGCGCCAAAAGTTTTGCAGCTTTAACTGCCATTCTAGCCGTTCCCATGAGTGGATTGtgtcatttaaaattaattttgagttGACAAATATTTTACAAAGGAATTCACGTGTTGAatgctttaattttaaatacataaaagaaTATAAATACTCAGGAGATCGTTTGAATACGATCTTGCCGCACGcaaaccagcaggtggcggtaATGTATCTAAAAGTTGAATGCAAACCGCCATTAAAAATCAAGAAGAACCTCTTTGGCCAATAGTACGCCGTTTCCTGTGTTTTCTGTCTCTGACTGGTTGATATCACTGTTTTGCCGGATGAAAGGTCTGGCCATGGCGGAGGTCAACGGCTGTATCAGGAGTGGAGCACATAAACTCTGTGCTTTTAAAACGCTACGGACGCATTGTCATTTTCACCCGCTGCGTCTGTACAGCTTCAGGGCAGCCGGTGATTCCTCCGCTCCGCTCTACCGCAGCCGAACTGCCTATTACGATATCCTGAAAGTTTCCCCGAACGCCACGCAAGCCCAGATCAAGAGCGCCTATTATAAACAGTCGTTCCTGCACCACCCGGACCGGAACCGCAGCCGCAGCGAGGAGGCGGCGCGGAGCTTCGCGCTCGTCTCTGAAGCCTACAGTGTGCTCGGCAGCAGCGGCCTCAGGAGGAAGTACGACCGCGGGATACTCAACCAGACGGACGTGCAGAACGCCGGGAAACCGTCTTCCTCAGACGCGTCAAACCAACGGCCTCGACGCGCCCCGAACGCGTCAAAGAGCGGCGGCAACGGCAACTTTGACTTCGATGCGTTTTATCAGGCGCATTACGGCGAGCAGCTGCAGAGAGAGAAGCAGATGAGACACAGACGAGAAGAGCTCCAGCGGCTGCAGGAGGAGAACTTCCGGAAGTGGAAGCAGGGGAAAATGACTGAAGTGACGGTCGCGTTTCTGCTGGTTTGTGGAGGCGTCATTCTCATGAGCTTGAGGTCctgaatgaatgtttttaagAAGAAACGAGATGTCATTGACTGACTGCACATGGTTCACATCTGGATCTGAACTCTTTTAACAGTTAACAaggttctgtttgttttctgtcatatatttaggttatttattttcaggaaTGGAATTAATATTCACATTTCCTGTGAATGTGCGATTTAGTctaaaaaggtaaaaataagaataataaacCACAATCCACTGTTTATCCACTGtccccctccctcttgcagcaactcttctcttctctgatgagatccaccaatagctaaccacaaccatccaaacaattccccacagacaaatcaagccccgccctatatttgttcttgttccagaagcgtttcactcaaatatgatatcccacaatcctgtgtgtTCGTTTCCGTGTCATTTATTTGCAGTCATAGCATATTCTCCTGAAGCTAATGTCTGTGTTAACTGTAGAATTGCTGCTGGTTTGCCATGTTCAACAGAGGAAGACACTcgtcatttattttttcccacatGTGTATGTCTGCAGCTACAGATGTGTATTCATCTGTTTCAGTCGCGTGATTTCCGCTCATCCCTCATATTTATGATGAAAGTAATGGCAGtgaatacaaaaacacatgaacagGAACAAATGTTGATCATTGGAGTTGATCCATAGCAGGTCCCAGAAGTCAGCACAGATCCTACCAAATCGAACACTGGCAGACACTTATTAAAGAATGTGTGGTGATACGGCCACGACCAGGGCTTGATATTAACACCTACCAaatgtaacgcagtcactccttCTAGCCACTTTGATggattgaattttatatataatatatacatttttcaactgtggtcttttaaaaaggcatctgaattaaactaagtgcaatgtagtgttgtcaaaaatataaatttttcaatacatatcgatactaaaatatctgaaacgcttccaatactctTTTTCCTCAGAATAGACACACGAAACtagctgctctttctctctctctcatctctcagaCAGCGAGTCGTCACACAAAccctcctcccctcactcacttggatgaatattgttggtgttacagggatTGAATTTCGGTGTGGGATTGCACGTATTGTGCatcattttactcattcccgcagaatttgttctcacacccaaagtgcgcctcataaagctgcctctcagtCCTAAATTCCGTACCTtatttcgctgcttattgcgcttaaacagtcaaaaacacaaaataatgtgaAAATGCTGGACTTGGcaagtattcacataaacataatCAGttctgttttaaagggatagttcacccaaaaatcccatgatttactcgccctcaagccatcctaggtgtctatgactatcttctttcagacgaacacaatcagagttatgttcaaaaatattcttgctcttccaagctttataatggtagtgaaagggggcgtgttttgaagcccaaaaaagtgcatccatccatcataaaaataatccatacgactccagggggttaataaaggccttctgaagtgaagcgatgggtttttgtgagaaaaatatccatatttaaaacttttataaaGTATAATAATTACTGACAGACagccgtacgcatcgatttgcggcggacagtgacctctgacctgacacgtgacccctggagctgtatggattacttttatgatggaagaatacatttattttgggcttcaaaacatgcCCCcctttcactgccattataaagccaggatattttttaaaataactcagACTATGTTaatctgaaagaaaatatacacctaggatggcttgagggtgagtaaatcatgggatgattttcatttttgggtgaacaatctctttaagtgaacgtaaacagttgagaaagaaaacgcatatgtaacagtataatggatccgtgcgtcaggtcttaaagtgacagcagcctaagaaacctgctgccaaattatgagcaggcttgggagggttactttaaaaatgtattctgttacagttacaaattacttcataaaagaaaaaattcaataacgtaatccaagtaccacaatatgaaagtaatgtaatctgattacttctggattacttcaaggtcacatatatatatatatatatgtatatatgtgtatatatataagaaagaaagagaatttTGGGGGGATCAACTTTactataaataaattgcatttttaaatttaattttaattatttcttctcaatttctgcaagttttttaaatagttacaggttccatacttttgaatgggtctcaacaataaaaaatattttacaaatctgataaattatctattgcaatattattatcattgttgttgtttagagcttaaaaatataaaagtgacatCAGATCAAACCCAAACTGAACAAGCTGAAtaggttacttttaaaacctattaaaactGAGCAATTATGTCTCATTTCCACAACTTGGGAATACACAgccctgaatatatatatatatatatatatatatatatatatatatgtatgtgtgtgtgtgtgtaaagggctattcagacatctagtggctacagtatggtattacagattatCTTTTAGTTCTTAaataaagaaagtgttttcgtagctggaaggcagagtttgtactgtacaaccatgttgtttgcattttcttctttgaaaacaaaatagcagcgaAATTTCCATGAATTGAAAGCGTTTTCCCCCGCGGGCAGCATCGTTTCAACcagcagcagtgattcaatctGCGTCTGAGGAGATGTGTTATTTGCTATAGACGGGTGTTATTTGCGCATGCACCAGCGGGTGGCTCACGTGAGTCATCACTGGCAACAGAACCAcatgaaatactgtataatcaagcagcgcttaatatgtgttattatggcaaaataattatttatttgatgatttataaatgaaacgattgtaatcctgatagtatccccccatttttcaaaatgtaactgtaatctgattactacgtTTTTTGACTTAACTGTAACGAATTACAGTTACTGATTTATCCTGATTACGTAACGCCGttacatgtattccgttactccccaaccctgaTTATGAGGTAATAATAATATCTATATGGAAGTTTTTTCCCAtggtattgatgtcaaaattgtggctagtaactttgaaAAACCTCTAGCCACAGTGACTGTGAGCAAAAacgttaatgtcaagccctgaacACGACCCTAAGCAGAGTGAAAGCACACTTCAGGTGAAACGGACAGGTTTATATCAaacctttaaatataaaaagttaacttaaaattacatttgattataaGGCTCCTCTACATTATACTTCGTATTATTTTCAGTATAGACATGAGCTGTATTATTCAGCATACTTGTTGctgattttcatttaaaatatatagtataGTGTATATATTGATAGTTTTTCCATGGGTCTGTGGGTTGAGTAGGAAACAGTTCTCCTTCACTGAAGACTTTCATCACAGAACATCTCTCCTCATTCTCCAGACTGAaaacctctgtgtgtgtgtctcgtCAGTCACTTTATTCACAGAAATATAAAGTTTAATGTGAAGGTCATCACTTCGTACAAAAGCTCAGAATGATCAAACCTCATTCCACTACTAGCATAAAgactttatataaaaacaaaactcaGCAGTAGACAACAA is a window from the Ctenopharyngodon idella isolate HZGC_01 chromosome 15, HZGC01, whole genome shotgun sequence genome containing:
- the dnajc30b gene encoding dnaJ (Hsp40) homolog, subfamily C, member 30b produces the protein MKGLAMAEVNGCIRSGAHKLCAFKTLRTHCHFHPLRLYSFRAAGDSSAPLYRSRTAYYDILKVSPNATQAQIKSAYYKQSFLHHPDRNRSRSEEAARSFALVSEAYSVLGSSGLRRKYDRGILNQTDVQNAGKPSSSDASNQRPRRAPNASKSGGNGNFDFDAFYQAHYGEQLQREKQMRHRREELQRLQEENFRKWKQGKMTEVTVAFLLVCGGVILMSLRS